The proteins below are encoded in one region of Corvus hawaiiensis isolate bCorHaw1 chromosome 3, bCorHaw1.pri.cur, whole genome shotgun sequence:
- the TMEM214 gene encoding transmembrane protein 214, whose protein sequence is MAAVGAAPGPGTTGAGPGRWEVVRKGRRGPAGGTGSRRALGEANAGRALPLPAPIATSSTIFQLGFERALRKQNKEQVPPAAAPEPPQRKQHTGKAGKKPSGNDAGAKAGRCRSLEEALKALDLADLQKELNKSRNVFPENPSVWVKDLAGYLNYKLQAPRSDPVLSQHPHDYPYCLVSKELRSIIRSLLGRASGVLELFFDHCIYTMLQELDKTPGESLHGYRICIQALLLDRPRIAITNLGKYLEVLRSHQDRPAKCLTVLWALGQAGFTDLHEGLKVWLGVMLPVLGIKSLSPYAVSYLDRLLMMHPNLTKGFGMIGPKDFFPLLDFAFMPNNSLSPSLQEQLRRLYPHLKVLAFGARPEAALHTYFPSFLSRATPACPPAMKKELLTSMSQCLSLDPLSFSVWRQLYTKHLAQSSLLLNHLLESWESSSRKVHQSLQETVRSFKVTNEELAARGAGRDQDVAACDAACKELLRKMKGRGFPWSRLLLVLLVFATGFFLHDVQTHGSFQASSSARLLRSAGILPASQLAWQKVSLGCLEGYRWLEHSLAYHGSMAVSILRPQLELLWETCGEVARGVFQQCCFLLSWLHGSLPWLSDWLQNQLPESLLHFAECVRELLLFLVRSCLVPLLQGLATALQWGWQRCLDSCNGDVTWMCMRDHLMSFTYSSWIYLQNATLALKNWALAMISGH, encoded by the exons ATGGCGGCGGTgggagcggccccgggcccgggcACCACCGGCGCCGGTCCCGGCCGGTGGGAGGTGGTGCGCAAGGGCCGGCGGGGGCCCGCGGGCGGCACCGGCAGCCGCCGTGCCCTGGGAGAGGCCAACGCCGGTCGCGCTCTGCCTCTGCCCG ctcccatcgCCACCTCCAGCACCATCTTCCAGCTGGGCTTCGAGCGGGCGCTGCGGAAGCAGAACAAGGAGCAGGTGCCCCCCGCCGCGGCCCCCGAGCCGCCGCAGCGGAAGCAGCACACGGGGAAAGCCGGGAAGAAGCCGTCGGGGAACGACGCCGGTGCCAAAGCGGGCAGGTGCCGCTCTCTGGAGGAAGCCTTGAAAGCC CTGGACCTGGCTGATCTGCAGAAGGAGCTGAACAAGAGCCGGAATGTGTTCCCCGAGAACCCCTCTGTGTGGGTGAAGGACCTGGCCGGGTACCTCAACTACAAGCTGCAGGCACCCAGGAGTGACCCCGTGCTGAGCCAGCACCCACACG ACTATCCATACTGCCTGGTGAGCAAGGAACTGAGGAGCATTATCCGCTCCCTGCTGGGAAGGGCATCGGGTGTCCTGGAGCTCTTCTTTGACCACTGCATCTACACCATGCTGCAGGAACTGGACAAGACCCCAG GGGAGTCGCTGCACGGGTACAGGATCTGCATCCAGGCACTTCTCCTGGACAGGCCCCGGATTGCCATCACCAACCTGGGCAAG TACCTGGAGGTGTTGCGCTCCCACCAGGACCGGCCGGCGAAGTGCCTGACCGTCCTCTGGGCGCTGGGACAGGCCGGCTTCACCGACCTCCATGAGGGCCTGAAAG TGTGGCTTGGTGTCATGCTCCCGGTGCTCGGCATCAAGTCCCTGTCGCCATACGCCGTTTCCTACCTGGACCGGCTCCTCAT GATGCACCCCAACCTCACCAAAGGCTTCGGCATGATCGGCCCCAAGGATTTCTTCCCCCTCCTGGACTTCGCCTTTATGCCCAACAACTCCCTGTCCCCCAG cctgcaggagcagctgcggCGCCTCTACCCCCACCTAAAGGTTCTGGCCTTCGGCGCCCGGCCCGAGGCGGCCCTACACACCTacttcccctccttcctctcaCGAGCGACGCCCGCCTGCCCACCTGCCATGAAGAAGGAG CTTCTGACCTCCATGAGCCAGTGCCTGAGCCTGGACCCACTGAGCTTCAGTGTCTGGAGGCAGCTCTACACCAAACACCTCGCTCAGTCCAG TTTGCTGCTGAACCACCTCCTAGAgtcctgggagagcagcagccggAAG gtGCATCAGTCGCTGCAGGAAACGGTTCGCTCCTTCAAAGTGACAAATGAGGAGCTGGCGGCCAGGGGAGCCGGAAGGGACCAGGATGTGGCTGCCTGTGACGCTGCCTGCAAG gagctgctgcgCAAGATGAAGGGCCGGGGCTTCCCATGGTCACGTCTGCTGCTTGTCCTCCTGGTGTTCGCCACTGGCTTCTTCCTGCATGATGTTCAGACACATGGCTCCTTCCAGG CTTCCTCTTCTGCTCGGCTGCTTCGCTCCGCTGGCATCCTGCCCGCCTCCCAGCTGGCCTGGCAGAAGGTGTCCCTTGGCTGCCTTGAGGGGTACAG gtggctggagcacagcctggcCTACCACGGTTCCATGGCTGTGTCCATCCTGCGGccgcagctggagctgctctgggaaacgTGTGGGGAGGTGGCCCGGGGTGtgttccagcagtgctgcttcctgctctcctggctccACGGCAGCCTGCCCTGGCTCAGCGACTGG ctccagaaCCAGCTCCCCGAGTCCCTCCTGCACTTCGCCGAGTGCGtgcgggagctgctgctgttcctggtgCGGAGCTGCCTGGTGCCGCTGCTGCAGGGCCTGGCCACGGCgctgcagtggggctggcagcgctgccTCGACTCCTGCAA TGGGGACGTGACGTGGATGTGCATGAGGGACCACCTGATGAGCTTCACCTATTCTTCTTGGATTTACCTGCAAAACGCAACCCTGGCCCTCAAAAACTGGGCCCTGGCCATGATTTCTGGACACTGA
- the LOC125322819 gene encoding cytosolic carboxypeptidase-like protein 5 isoform X4, with protein MEIRCGGLLFSSRFDSGNLAHVEQVRPTELGGGPAARANALPPADYEFNVWTRPDCAHTEYENGNRSWFYFSVRGGAPGKLIKLHILNMNKQSRLYAQGMTPFVRTLPVRPRWERIRQRPSFQVVETQFVLSFVHRFLEHRGATTYFAFCYPFSYTDCQDMLAQLDGRFQDCKHMSPSSPLDSVYYHRELLCHSLDKLRVDLLTITSCHGMQEKREPRLDKLFPDTSTPRPRCFTGKRVFFLSSRVHPGETPSSFVFNGFLDFILREEDPRAQMLRRMFVFKLIPMLNPDGVVRGHYRTDSRGVNLNRQYLHPDADLHPAVYGAKAVLLYHHIHSRVLPGSPDWRTFVSPLSTNLLSIKSPNCPIPAVEATLSELDKTNNLRNSPGTWHAGTHSCPAQDARLSDSSDRAAWILPSSHTSEHCEEGPWRPPPSPVPEAAEPPEPIAPRDSGLAYYVDLHGHASKRGCFMYGNSFSDENDQVENMLFPKLISLNSPHFDFTGCNFSEKNMYARDKRDGQSKEGSGRVAVYKALGIIHSYTLECNYNTGRSVNSIPGACHDNGRASPPPPPAFPSRYTVELFEQVGRAVAVAALDMADCNPWPRIVLSEHNCLGNLRAWMLKHVRGLRGASGGPRRRGGARTPPRSSTGLPTSASDNALVRARSFSNGTSGSGGSQQDSPRIRASPSFTFGSPRPPAVATASQSPLSGGSAPALGRGTLPTGTRAALSTSHRPREAQRGMEEPQDMAPLQVLPVKLSARRAPERPGALPGGLRAPRESAEHRGTLPVLGQGPVPPGTGVPTW; from the exons ATGGAGATCCGCTGCGGGGGTCTCCTCTTCAGCTCCCGCTTCGACTCGGGGAACCTGGCACACGTAGAGCAGGTGCGGCCGACAGAGCtggggggcggccccgccgcccgcgccaACGCTCTCCCCCCCGCCGACTACGAGTTCAACGTGTGGACGCGGCCCGACTGCGCCCACACTGAGTATGAGAACGGCAACAG GTCCTGGTTCTACTTCAGCGTGCGGGGGGGGGCTCCGGGGAAGCTGATCAAGCTGCACATCCTGAACATGAACAAGCAGAGCCGGCTGTACGCGCAGGGCATGACCCCCTTCGTGCGCACCCTGCCCGTGCGCCCGCGCTGGGAGCGCATCCGGCAGCGGCCCAGCTTCCAG GTGGTGGAGACGCAGTTCGTGCTGTCCTTCGTGCACCGCTTCCTGGAGCACCGCGGGGCTACCACCTACTTTGCCTTCTGTTACCCCTTCTCCTACACTGACTGCCAGGAcatgctggcacagctggacgGCCGCTTCCAGGACTGCAAGCACATGTCCCCCAGCAG cccccttgACTCAGTCTACTACCAccgggagctgctctgccactCTCTGGACAAGCTGCGTGTGGACCTGCTGACCATCACCTCATGCCACGGCATGCAGGAGAAGCGGGAGCCCCGGCTGGACAAGCTTTTCCCAGACACCAGCACACCCCGTCCACGCTGCTTCACCGGAAAGAGG GTGttttttctcagcagcagagTCCACCCAGGAGAAACCCCCTCCAGCTTCGTCTTCAATGGCTTCCTGGACTTCATCCTGCGGGAGGAGGATCCCCGTGCCCAAATGCTGCGGCGGATGTTCGTCTTCAAGCTCATCCCTATGCTGAACCCCGACGGGGTGGTGCGGGGCCACTACCG AACCGACTCCCGTGGGGTGAACCTGAACCGGCAGTACCTGCACCCCGATGCCGACCTGCACCCCGCGGTGTACGGGGCCAAAGCCGTCCTGCTCTACCACCACATCCACAGCCGTGTCCTGCCGGGCTCTCCGGACTGGAGGACGTTTGTCTCCCCACTCAGCACCAACTTGCTGAGCATAAAATCTCCCAACTGTCCCATTCCGGCTGTGGAGGCCACATTATCAGAGCTGGACAAAACCAACAACCTCCGCAACTCCCCTGGCACCTGGCATGCCGGCACCCACTCCTGCCCGGCTCAGGATGCCCGGCTGTCAGACAGCTCAGACCGAGCTGCCTGGATCCTCCCATCGAGCCACACCAGCGAGCACTGTGAGGAGGGGCCGTGGAGGCCTcccccatcccctgtccccgAAGCTGCTGAGCCCCCAGAGCCCATTGCGCCCCGGGACAGTGGCCTGGCCTACTACGTGGACCTGCACGGCCACGCGTCCAAGCGTGGCTGCTTCATGTACGGCAACAGCTTCAGTGATGAGAACGACCAG GTGGAGAACATGCTGTTCCCCAAACTCATCTCCCTGAACTCACCTCACTTTGACTTCACGGGCTGCAACTTCTCCGAGAAGAACATGTACGCCCGGGACAAGCGGGACGGGCAGTCCAAGGAGGGCAGCGGGCGCGTGGCTGTCTACAAGGCCCTGGGCATCATCCACAG CTACACCCTGGAGTGCAACTACAACACGGGGCGCTCGGTGAATAGCATCCCGGGGGCCTGCCATGACAACGGCCGTGCCAGCCCCCCGCCACCACCCGCCTTCCCCTCCCGATACACCGTGGAACTCTTCGAGCAG GTGGGCCgggcggtggcggtggcggcACTGGACATGGCTGACTGCAACCCCTGGCCACGGATCGTGCTCTCGGAGCACAACTGCCTGGGCAACCTGCGTGCCTGGATGCTGAAGCACGTGCGGGGGCTGCGCGGCGCCAGCGGGGGCCCGCGGAGGAGAGGAGGTGCCAGGACCCCCCCCAGGAGCTCCAC TGGGCTGCCCACCTCGGCCTCTGACAACGCACTGGTCCGTGCCAGGAGCTTCAGCAACGGCACCAGTGGGAGTGGGGGCAGCCAGCAGGACTCCCCTCGGATCCGAGCCTCCCCCAGCTTCACCTTCGGCAGCCCCAGGCCCCCGGCAGTGGCCACAGCCTCCCAGAGCCCCCTGAGTGGCGGCAGCGCCCCGGCCCTGGGCAGAG GGACTCTGCCCACGGGCACCCGAGCAGCGCTGAGCACCAGCCACAGACCACGGGAGGCCCAGCGAGGCATGGAAGAGCCCCAGGATATGGCACCTCTGCAG GTGCTCCCAGTGAAGCTGAGTGCTCGGAGAGCCCCAGAGAGGCCTGG GGCTCTGCCCGGAGGCCTCCGCGCCCCCCGTGAGAGTGCCGAGCACCGAGGGacccttcctgtgctggggcaggggcccGTACCCCCAG
- the LOC125322819 gene encoding cytosolic carboxypeptidase-like protein 5 isoform X3, which produces MEIRCGGLLFSSRFDSGNLAHVEQVRPTELGGGPAARANALPPADYEFNVWTRPDCAHTEYENGNRSWFYFSVRGGAPGKLIKLHILNMNKQSRLYAQGMTPFVRTLPVRPRWERIRQRPSFQVVETQFVLSFVHRFLEHRGATTYFAFCYPFSYTDCQDMLAQLDGRFQDCKHMSPSSPLDSVYYHRELLCHSLDKLRVDLLTITSCHGMQEKREPRLDKLFPDTSTPRPRCFTGKRVFFLSSRVHPGETPSSFVFNGFLDFILREEDPRAQMLRRMFVFKLIPMLNPDGVVRGHYRTDSRGVNLNRQYLHPDADLHPAVYGAKAVLLYHHIHSRVLPGSPDWRTFVSPLSTNLLSIKSPNCPIPAVEATLSELDKTNNLRNSPGTWHAGTHSCPAQDARLSDSSDRAAWILPSSHTSEHCEEGPWRPPPSPVPEAAEPPEPIAPRDSGLAYYVDLHGHASKRGCFMYGNSFSDENDQVENMLFPKLISLNSPHFDFTGCNFSEKNMYARDKRDGQSKEGSGRVAVYKALGIIHSYTLECNYNTGRSVNSIPGACHDNGRASPPPPPAFPSRYTVELFEQVGRAVAVAALDMADCNPWPRIVLSEHNCLGNLRAWMLKHVRGLRGASGGPRRRGGARTPPRSSTGLPTSASDNALVRARSFSNGTSGSGGSQQDSPRIRASPSFTFGSPRPPAVATASQSPLSGGSAPALGRGTLPTGTRAALSTSHRPREAQRGMEEPQDMAPLQVLPVKLSARRAPERPGALPGGLRAPRESAEHRGTLPVLGQGPVPPGTAPQCRGAAARAGVPRPCTAPCRQHLGKGTAGPLPTPLPPTTAPEHRCPLSQLLPAAPLLLR; this is translated from the exons ATGGAGATCCGCTGCGGGGGTCTCCTCTTCAGCTCCCGCTTCGACTCGGGGAACCTGGCACACGTAGAGCAGGTGCGGCCGACAGAGCtggggggcggccccgccgcccgcgccaACGCTCTCCCCCCCGCCGACTACGAGTTCAACGTGTGGACGCGGCCCGACTGCGCCCACACTGAGTATGAGAACGGCAACAG GTCCTGGTTCTACTTCAGCGTGCGGGGGGGGGCTCCGGGGAAGCTGATCAAGCTGCACATCCTGAACATGAACAAGCAGAGCCGGCTGTACGCGCAGGGCATGACCCCCTTCGTGCGCACCCTGCCCGTGCGCCCGCGCTGGGAGCGCATCCGGCAGCGGCCCAGCTTCCAG GTGGTGGAGACGCAGTTCGTGCTGTCCTTCGTGCACCGCTTCCTGGAGCACCGCGGGGCTACCACCTACTTTGCCTTCTGTTACCCCTTCTCCTACACTGACTGCCAGGAcatgctggcacagctggacgGCCGCTTCCAGGACTGCAAGCACATGTCCCCCAGCAG cccccttgACTCAGTCTACTACCAccgggagctgctctgccactCTCTGGACAAGCTGCGTGTGGACCTGCTGACCATCACCTCATGCCACGGCATGCAGGAGAAGCGGGAGCCCCGGCTGGACAAGCTTTTCCCAGACACCAGCACACCCCGTCCACGCTGCTTCACCGGAAAGAGG GTGttttttctcagcagcagagTCCACCCAGGAGAAACCCCCTCCAGCTTCGTCTTCAATGGCTTCCTGGACTTCATCCTGCGGGAGGAGGATCCCCGTGCCCAAATGCTGCGGCGGATGTTCGTCTTCAAGCTCATCCCTATGCTGAACCCCGACGGGGTGGTGCGGGGCCACTACCG AACCGACTCCCGTGGGGTGAACCTGAACCGGCAGTACCTGCACCCCGATGCCGACCTGCACCCCGCGGTGTACGGGGCCAAAGCCGTCCTGCTCTACCACCACATCCACAGCCGTGTCCTGCCGGGCTCTCCGGACTGGAGGACGTTTGTCTCCCCACTCAGCACCAACTTGCTGAGCATAAAATCTCCCAACTGTCCCATTCCGGCTGTGGAGGCCACATTATCAGAGCTGGACAAAACCAACAACCTCCGCAACTCCCCTGGCACCTGGCATGCCGGCACCCACTCCTGCCCGGCTCAGGATGCCCGGCTGTCAGACAGCTCAGACCGAGCTGCCTGGATCCTCCCATCGAGCCACACCAGCGAGCACTGTGAGGAGGGGCCGTGGAGGCCTcccccatcccctgtccccgAAGCTGCTGAGCCCCCAGAGCCCATTGCGCCCCGGGACAGTGGCCTGGCCTACTACGTGGACCTGCACGGCCACGCGTCCAAGCGTGGCTGCTTCATGTACGGCAACAGCTTCAGTGATGAGAACGACCAG GTGGAGAACATGCTGTTCCCCAAACTCATCTCCCTGAACTCACCTCACTTTGACTTCACGGGCTGCAACTTCTCCGAGAAGAACATGTACGCCCGGGACAAGCGGGACGGGCAGTCCAAGGAGGGCAGCGGGCGCGTGGCTGTCTACAAGGCCCTGGGCATCATCCACAG CTACACCCTGGAGTGCAACTACAACACGGGGCGCTCGGTGAATAGCATCCCGGGGGCCTGCCATGACAACGGCCGTGCCAGCCCCCCGCCACCACCCGCCTTCCCCTCCCGATACACCGTGGAACTCTTCGAGCAG GTGGGCCgggcggtggcggtggcggcACTGGACATGGCTGACTGCAACCCCTGGCCACGGATCGTGCTCTCGGAGCACAACTGCCTGGGCAACCTGCGTGCCTGGATGCTGAAGCACGTGCGGGGGCTGCGCGGCGCCAGCGGGGGCCCGCGGAGGAGAGGAGGTGCCAGGACCCCCCCCAGGAGCTCCAC TGGGCTGCCCACCTCGGCCTCTGACAACGCACTGGTCCGTGCCAGGAGCTTCAGCAACGGCACCAGTGGGAGTGGGGGCAGCCAGCAGGACTCCCCTCGGATCCGAGCCTCCCCCAGCTTCACCTTCGGCAGCCCCAGGCCCCCGGCAGTGGCCACAGCCTCCCAGAGCCCCCTGAGTGGCGGCAGCGCCCCGGCCCTGGGCAGAG GGACTCTGCCCACGGGCACCCGAGCAGCGCTGAGCACCAGCCACAGACCACGGGAGGCCCAGCGAGGCATGGAAGAGCCCCAGGATATGGCACCTCTGCAG GTGCTCCCAGTGAAGCTGAGTGCTCGGAGAGCCCCAGAGAGGCCTGG GGCTCTGCCCGGAGGCCTCCGCGCCCCCCGTGAGAGTGCCGAGCACCGAGGGacccttcctgtgctggggcaggggcccGTACCCCCAGGTACGGCCCCGCAGTGCCGGGGAGCTGCGGCACGGGCAGGGGTCCCCCGGCCCTGCACTGCCCCGTGCCGGCAGCACCTGGGCAAAGGCACTGCGGGCCCCCTGCCCACGCCGCTGCCCCCCACCACAGCACCCGAACACCGGTgccccctttcccagctcctgccagcagctcctctcctcctgcGCTGa
- the OST4 gene encoding dolichyl-diphosphooligosaccharide--protein glycosyltransferase subunit 4: protein MITDVQLAIFANMLGVSLFLLVVLYHYVAVNNPKKQE from the coding sequence ATGATCACGGACGTGCAGCTCGCCATCTTCGCCAACATGCTGGGCGTCTCGCTCTTTCTCCTCGTCGTCCTCTACCACTATGTGGCCGTCAACAACCCCAAGAAGCAGGAGTGA